In a genomic window of Pseudomonadota bacterium:
- a CDS encoding B12-binding domain-containing radical SAM protein, translated as MTDKCKNILMVYPKFPPTYWGSQYYLPLIGKKAAMPPLGLITLAAMTPADYRIRLVDLNCESLQESDLAWADMVCLSAMLTQKSSLFETAARSRAAGKLVVFGGPYPTACSEECTPHCDVQVLNEGEITWREFLQDLERGTYKSVYTTPDKPDVTKTPVPRFDLLNLDYYAMNSVQFSRGCPYLCEFCDITVMFGRKPRTKTPPQMMKELEAIYDTGFRGVIFVVDDNFIGNKKEAKKLLAALAVWNAERGHPFFYGTEVTVNLADDAELLDLLVKANFIWVFMGIETPSADSLKETRKFQNLKGSLVEHVWRIQRAGLLTYGSFIVGFDSDTDDIFARQIAFITDASIANAMIGPLVALPGTPLFARMKQTGRLIEELTGDEERTLGSGYTNIVTRIPRKQLLEGHLRVIRTLYEPEAYFKRALEMFSRMSHPATAAGRLKRLFFLTASGVRNLVSKLVNGKISLRTIWSQYRQQRRIYKQFPEDYKKASQEFSRRVIREYPDQIPFIMHYITLGYHYYMFTFDHAVPGLNKLLADEDLIARESELEREASAA; from the coding sequence ATGACCGATAAATGCAAGAATATCCTGATGGTTTACCCGAAGTTTCCGCCCACTTACTGGGGCTCGCAATACTACCTTCCGCTCATCGGCAAAAAGGCGGCGATGCCGCCATTGGGCCTGATCACGCTCGCCGCAATGACGCCGGCGGACTATCGGATCCGCTTGGTCGATTTGAACTGCGAATCCCTGCAAGAAAGCGATCTAGCGTGGGCCGATATGGTCTGTCTCTCGGCTATGCTGACCCAAAAGTCCTCGTTATTTGAGACCGCGGCGCGCTCCCGAGCCGCGGGGAAGCTGGTTGTATTTGGCGGCCCCTATCCGACGGCCTGTTCCGAGGAATGCACCCCCCATTGCGACGTGCAGGTTCTAAACGAGGGCGAAATCACCTGGCGCGAGTTCCTCCAAGACCTGGAACGGGGCACATATAAGAGCGTCTACACCACTCCCGACAAACCCGATGTCACAAAAACGCCGGTGCCGAGGTTTGATCTGCTCAATCTCGATTACTATGCGATGAATTCGGTGCAGTTCTCGCGGGGCTGTCCTTATCTATGTGAATTCTGCGACATCACGGTGATGTTCGGGCGCAAGCCGAGAACCAAGACCCCGCCGCAGATGATGAAGGAGCTGGAAGCGATCTACGACACCGGTTTCCGCGGCGTGATTTTCGTCGTCGACGATAACTTCATCGGTAACAAAAAAGAAGCCAAGAAACTCCTGGCGGCGCTCGCCGTGTGGAATGCCGAGCGCGGCCACCCCTTCTTCTATGGGACCGAGGTGACGGTGAATCTTGCCGATGACGCCGAGCTGCTGGATCTCCTGGTCAAGGCGAATTTTATCTGGGTCTTCATGGGCATCGAAACGCCCTCAGCGGACAGCCTGAAGGAAACGCGTAAGTTCCAAAATTTAAAGGGTTCCTTGGTCGAGCACGTGTGGCGCATCCAGCGAGCTGGTCTGTTGACCTATGGCTCGTTCATCGTCGGGTTCGACAGCGACACTGATGATATCTTCGCCCGTCAGATCGCGTTTATTACCGATGCGTCCATAGCGAACGCGATGATCGGCCCGCTCGTGGCGCTGCCCGGGACGCCGCTCTTCGCGCGCATGAAGCAAACCGGCCGCTTGATCGAAGAGCTTACGGGTGACGAAGAACGAACGCTCGGATCAGGATACACGAATATCGTGACGCGCATTCCCCGCAAGCAGCTCTTAGAGGGGCATCTGCGCGTGATCCGGACGCTCTACGAACCGGAGGCGTATTTTAAGCGCGCGCTCGAAATGTTCTCCCGCATGTCGCATCCGGCCACCGCGGCCGGCCGCTTGAAACGTCTCTTCTTCTTAACCGCTTCCGGGGTGCGCAATCTCGTCTCGAAGTTAGTTAACGGAAAAATTTCTCTGCGAACTATTTGGAGTCAATACCGGCAGCAACGACGCATCTATAAACAGTTCCCCGAGGACTACAAGAAAGCGAGTCAAGAATTCTCCCGGCGGGTTATACGCGAATACCCGGATCAGATTCCCTTTATCATGCACTACATCACGCTCGGTTATCACTACTACATGTTCACCTTCGATCATGCGGTGCCGGGACTAAACAAGCTTTTGGCGGACGAAGACCTCATCGCACGGGAGTCCGAACTCGAACGCGAAGCGTCGGCGGCCTGA